A stretch of the Lolium perenne isolate Kyuss_39 chromosome 3, Kyuss_2.0, whole genome shotgun sequence genome encodes the following:
- the LOC127338708 gene encoding calmodulin calcium-dependent NAD kinase, producing MKGSVATVVPRLVAPRGGRAHEIEMFSHYVAKQIGFDDPNECPHLCTMACDYLKKSKGYEQNLLAFFHNNMNPDAMLVKLIEELDRCILSYFSFHWHCAAHVITQVLTAEQPRRKLRSMVLEATRKMRFERVTRELKVTRLFSTLMEELKVIGISSPDNKPRCPTTEVMVPAAHSVRSPVLLLMGGGMGAGKSTVLKQIMKEVFWSGAAANAVVVEADAFKESDVIYQAITSRGHHDDMLQTAELVHQSSTDAAASLLVTALNEGRDVIMDGTLSWEPFVLQTIAMARSVHRQRYRMGVGYKVAADGTTTEQYWEPVEEQSATGPFCRAAMKPYRIELVGIICDAYLAVIRGIRRAIISGRAVRVNSQLKSHKRFAGAFRKYCDLVDNARLYSTNTIDGTKLIGWKDGDSRLLVDMQEIGLLDRVSKINEEADCVHELYPDGHPTGGAGSVWEELVASPVRASIQRELKAAILDSEACFPSP from the exons ATGAAGGGTAGCGTCGCGACGGTGGTGCCGCGGCTGGTGGCACCGCGCGGCGGCCGCGCCCACGAGATCGAGATGTTCTCGCACTATGTTG CTAAGCAAATAGGGTTCGACGATCCGAACGAGTGCCCCCACCTTTGTACAATGGCCTGCGATTATCTAAAGAAGAGCAAGGGCTATGAACAGAATCTACttgcgttcttccataacaacatgaATCCGGACGCCATGCTCGTCAAGTTGATCGAGGAGCTAGACAGATGCATACTCAGCTACTTCTCCTTCCACTGGCATTGTGCAGCTCACGTAATCACGCAG GTTCTAACAGCAGAGCAACCTAGAAGAAAGCTCAGGAGCATGGTATTGGAGGCCACAAG GAAGATGAGGTTCGAGAGGGTGACGAGAGAGCTGAAGGTGACTCGGCTCTTCTCGACCCTGATGGAGGAGCTGAAGGTGATCGGGATAAGCTCCCCCGACAACAAGCCGCGCTGCCCGACCACCGAGGTGATGGTCCCGGCGGCACACAGCGTCCGCAGCCCTGTGCTGCTCCTGATGGGCGGCGGCATGGGCGCCGGCAAGAGCACCGTGCTCAAACAGATCATGAAGGA GGTGTTCTGGTCCggcgcggcggcgaacgcggtggtggtggaggccgaTGCGTTCAAGGAGTCGGACGTGATCTACCAGGCAATCACCTCCCGCGGCCACCACGACGACATGCTGCAGACCGCCGAGCTG GTGCACCAGTCGTCGACGGACGCGGCGGCGTCGCTGCTGGTGACGGCCCTGAACGAGGGACGGGACGTGATCATGGACGGCACGCTCTCGTGGGAGCCGTTCGTGCTGCAGACGATCGCCATGGCGCGGTCCGTGCACCGGCAGCGGTACCGCATGGGGGTCGGCTACAAGGTCGCCGCCGACGGGACGACCACCGAGCAGTACTGGGAGCCCGTCGAGGAGCAGAGCGCAACCGGGCCCTTCTGCAGGGCCGCCATGAAACCCTACCGCATCGAGCTCGTCGGCATCATCTGCGACGCCTACCTCGCCGTCATCAGAGGGATCAG GCGAGCTATCATATCCGGGAGGGCCGTGCGGGTGAACTCGCAGCTCAAGTCCCACAAACGGTTCGCCGGCGCCTTCCGGAAGTACTGTGACCTCGTCGACAACGCCAGGCTCTACAGCACCAATACCATCGACGGCACAAAG TTGATAGGTTGGAAGGACGGGGACAGCAGGTTGCTGGTAGACATGCAGGAGATCGGGCTGCTGGATCGGGTTAGCAAGATCAACGAGGAAGCCGACTGCGTGCACGAGCTGTACCCGGACGGGCACCCCACCGGCGGCGCGGGGTCGGTCTGGGAGGAGCTGGTGGCGTCGCCGGTGCGGGCGTCCATACAGCGGGAGCTCAAGGCGGCCATCCTCGACAGCGAGGCATGCTTCCCGTCCCCGTAG